From Podospora bellae-mahoneyi strain CBS 112042 chromosome 3, whole genome shotgun sequence, the proteins below share one genomic window:
- a CDS encoding hypothetical protein (MEROPS:MER0033274; COG:I; EggNog:ENOG503NWIG), whose translation MIDHVLGRPSVKSRRLQVLAVLAFWTAYLLKGNKNGPPIVRFFSKCLSRRLTFWQTLTITMLYLYSARNFSTLVGLASPDPLANMYDATYFRATWILTALDAGFWTAMPIKTKWLRDAASIVFSLFYMVAAEKADEKVRKVRGNITVDHLRVSWNKGVESPYLRTLQGLVRPRMTKWPPRQVRIPRPSTSDYKEPVEGWLYFDGPLSELREQGHNQLVLDIPGGGFVAMDPRCNDDKLFAWAAKTGLPILSLDYKKAPEYPFPYALNECYDVYCTLIRSKGRCVGMSGEQVPRVVITGDSAGGTLATAMTIMITESGSSPIRRFQGQTDLPIPEALVLFYPALDMNIGSWMSDEQMALIKDRRMRGTNKRVLQRKTMQYNDLVGTPHQSDDEDDGTPDNNNNNDNNDNISSGTLPDSDSTAVNFDPAKLNPDEHAILRNREPCLSPAPQYAHAGSTTFHLPPVTSPLPLSPKSLPTTPPHSSTSLDQTASSGKKKQPSTSHHPSPLKTRLAMSSMISYFNDRVLTPEMMRAMIILYVGPHNRPDFSQDYLLCPILCPDVLLSRFPKTYFLTGERDPLVDDTVIFAGRLRRVKAAQMASNGTRYEYRDTDALTEGFDENAFAEVALIPGISHGFLQFPSVYPPAWGLFDKTGSWIEEGFREGERRRRRREERGRGSSRNEGGEYRVHTQEMNNRTPHHQRGRRDSGATAVTDGTEGDGVLEMRMSRSRPGPAVSAAPGKTRERASTTSVLTNGKVNGTEELPKVMVSGDGADSGSGSGSGSGGQKKKKRRVRTARADGDNGGLVKRLASSDDLLGRRMQGLAGGLTGLAPPE comes from the exons atgaTTGACCATGTCTTGGGGCGACCATCCGTCAAGTCCCGCCGTCTACAGGTTCTGGCTGTCCTGGCATTTTGGACGGCCTACCTCCTCAA AGGCAACAAAAACGGTCCCCCAATCGTACGCTTCTTCTCAAAATGCCTCTCCAGACGCCTCACCTTCTGGCAAACCCTCACAATCACCATGCTCTACCTCTATTCAGCCCGCAACTTTTCCACcctcgtcggcctcgccTCCCCCGACCCCCTAGCCAACATGTACGACGCGACCTACTTCCGCGCCACCTGGATCCTCACCGCCCTAGACGCAGGTTTCTGGACCGCCATGCCCATCAAGACAAAATGGCTCCGTGACGCCGCCAGTATCGTCTTCTCGCTGTTTTACATGGTGGCGGCAGAAAAGGCTGATGAAAAGGTGCGAAAGGTCAGGGGGAATATCACTGTCGATCATCTAAGGGTTAGCTGGAATAAGGGGGTCGAGTCCCCTTATTTGAGGACGCTGCAGGGGTTGGTCAGGCCGAGAATGACAAAGTGGCCGCCTAGGCAGGTGAGGATACCTAGGCCGAGTACCAGTGATTATAAGgagccggtggaggggtggctGTATTTTGACGGGCCGCTCAGCGAGCTGAGGGAGCAGGGACATAACCAGCTTGTGCTTGATATtcctgggggtgggtttgtggCCATGGACCCGAGGTGCAATGACGATAAGCTGTTTGCTTGGGCGGCGAAGACGGGGCTGCCGATTTTGAGTTTGGATTACAAAAAGGCGCCCGAGTACCCGTTTCCGTACGCGCTGAATGAGTGTTATGATGTTTACTGCACGTTGATTAGGTCAAAGGGGAGGTGCGTGGGAATGAGCGGGGAGCAGGTTCCCAGGGTGGTCATTACTGGTGACAGCGCCGGCGGTACATTGGCGACGGCAATGACGATTATGATCACCGAAAGCGGCAGCAGTCCCATCCGGCGTTTTCAAGGGCAAaccgacctccccatccccgaagctttggtgttgttctACCCAGCATTGGACATGAACATCGGCAGCTGGATGAGCGACGAGCAAATGGCCCTCATCAAAGACCGGCGCATGCGCGGCACCAACAAACGCGTCCTCCAACGCAAGACAATGCAGTACAACGACCTCGTCGGCACCCCCCACCAatccgacgacgaagacgacggcacacccgacaacaacaacaacaacgacaacaacgacaacatcaGCTCGGGTACCCTTCCGGACTCGGATTCCACCGCCGTCAACTTTGACCCCGCCAAGCTCAACCCAGACGAACATGCTATCCTCCGCAATCGGGAACCGTGTCTCTCTCCCGCACCACAATACGCCCACGCCGGATCGACAaccttccacctccccccggTTACCTCTCCCCTGCCTCTGTCTCCCaaatccctccccaccacaccccctcactcctccacctccctcgaccaaaccgcctcctccggcaaaaagaaacagccatccacctcccaccacccctcccccctcaaaacccgCCTCGCAATGTCAAGCATGATCTCCTACTTCAACGACAGAGTCCTAACACCAGAAATGATGCGCGCGATGATCATCCTCTACGTCGGCCCTCACAACCGTCCCGACTTCAGCCAAGACTACCTTTTGTGTCCTATTTTGTGTCCAGACGTCCTGCTGTCCCGTTTTCCCAAAACTTACTTCCTGACCGGGGAAAGAGACCCGTTGGTAGACGACACGGTCATCTTCGCcggccgcctccgccgcgtCAAGGCGGCACAAATGGCCAGCAACGGCACCCGTTACGAATACCGCGACACTGACGCGTTGACAGAAGGGTTCGACGAGAATGCGTTTGCGGAAGTGGCGCTCATACCGGGGATTAGCCATGGGTTTTTGCAGTTTCCTTCTGTTTACCCGCCTGCATGGGGGTTGTTTGACAAGACGGGGAGTTGGATAGAGGAGGGGTTtagagagggggagagacggaggaggaggagggaagagagggggaggggaagcagcaggaatgaggggggtgagtaTAGGGTTCATACTCAGGAGATGAACAACCGGACGCCACACCAccagagggggaggagggatagCGGGGCGACGGCTGTGACGGATGGGACCGAGGGCGATGGGGTGctggagatgaggatgagtAGGTCACGGCCGGGCCCTGCTGTTTCTGCTGCTCCTGGAaagacgagggagagggcgtcGACTACGTCGGTTTTGACGAATGGGAAAGTTAATGGGACAGAGGAACTGCCAAAGGTTATGGTTTCGGGTGATGGGGCGGATAGCGGGTCCGGGAGTGGCTCTGGTTCGGGGgggcaaaagaagaagaagagaagagtcAGGACGGCGAGGGCCGATGGTGACAATGGGGGTTTGGTCAAGAGGTTGGCGAGTTCGGATGAtttgctggggaggaggatgcaaGGGTTGGCTGGGGGGCTGACGGGCTTGGCCCCTCCGGAGTAG
- a CDS encoding hypothetical protein (EggNog:ENOG503P0GI; COG:S) gives MARMSAASFLFVVVYNFFYYALYLVCIAFLVVTPADLIQQAFAKKQNWNILVVTVCYVVTVLVIFFIYVTRIYISRSVLSSIPKSWIPIDKGDVPRSVREMIVEGLSRSAAIAYEARPRVPHPMIQPVTTHTGTVEEKQKSSWRGKWRSKSSGSGGAVSVIEGGDAIGLEMGMLPDQQQQRAVWGDIEHPGWSSPVSTGLPPNLQYSTVVSELPNLIEAKALTLAPPDPDSRTLPPTLDPEAVAMLQRPEGGVGLREYLGLLTEMGVLTASPTTTDFLSQYERARFSARPLTSDEFRELMHLFAEVLRSMQPFDPALAYDDYDDDSFNDGIPQGEREGEQTQSESDIDNDAPRGTSPSSAGQSLHSGLGLGIGNGQNAGGDNDSLGGKSSSASTTWSQGRGSRHLRPGMGVRNSSANTWLYQTAPTTPKSTRHAGVSDSSGDSDANSFAQTRHPYQVDGTSGSGSGRSVRSIGTNGSGGSVIRLAADGDGTDLPYVFTGVN, from the coding sequence ATGGCCCGAATGTCCGCCGCCTCCTTTCTTTTCGTCGTCGTTTACAACTTTTTCTACTACGCCCTATACCTCGTCTGCATTGCCTTTCTCGTCGTCACCCCCGCCGATCTAATCCAGCAAGCTTTCgcaaagaaacaaaactGGAACATCTTGGTCGTCACTGTCTGCTACGTCGTTACTGTGTTGGTCATCTTTTTTATCTACGTTACCAGAATCTACATCAGCCGCAGTGTTCTCTCGTCAATACCCAAGAGCTGGATACCCATCGACAAGGGCGATGTACCGCGCAGTGTCAGGGAGATGATTGTGGAGGGGCTGAGCAGGAGCGCTGCCATTGCTTACGAGGCCAGGCCGAGAGTCCCGCACCCAATGATACAACCAGTAACGACACATACGGGAACCGTCGAAGAGAAACAGAAATCCAGCTGGAGGGGAAAATGGAGGAGTAAAAGCAGTGGAAGCGGAGGGGCCGTGTCTGTCattgagggaggagacgcGATTGGTCTCGAAATGGGCATGCTCCctgatcaacaacagcagcgtGCCGTATGGGGAGACATTGAACACCCTGGTTGGTCATCACCGGTATCAACGGGTTTGCCCCCGAACCTGCAGTACTCGACCGTTGTATCCGAACTTCCGAATCTTATCGAAGCCAAGGCGCTCACCCTTGCGCCACCGGATCCAGACTCACGTACCCTGCCTCCAACACTTGACCCAGAAGCTGTCGCCATGTTGCAAAGGCCAGAAGGAGGAGTAGGACTCAGGGAATACTTGGGTCTGTTGACCGAGATGGGAGTTCTGACGGCATCACCGACGACAACCGATTTCCTGTCGCAGTATGAACGAGCCCGATTCTCAGCCAGACCGCTGACCAGTGACGAGTTCCGAGAGTTGATGCATTTGTTTGCTGAAGTTTTGAGAAGCATGCAACCTTTTGATCCAGCTCTCGCTTATGACGATTACGACGATGACTCGTTTAATGATGGAATCCCACAGGGAGAACGAGAAGGCGAACAGACACAGTCAGAAAGTGATATTGATAACGATGCGCCGAGAGGAACCAGTCCTTCTAGTGCAGGGCAGAGTTTGCATTCGGGCTTGGGTCTGGGGATAGGGAATGGTCAGAATGCCGGTGGTGATAACGACAGTCTGGGCGGGAAAAGCTCCAGTGCCTCAACGACATGGAGTCAGGGTCGTGGTTCAAGACATTTGAGACCTGGGATGGGAGTGCGAAACTCATCTGCCAACACCTGGCTGTACCAGACTGCGCCAACAACTCCAAAAAGCACCAGACATGCTGGAGTGTCCGATTCCAGTGGCGACAGTGACGCAAACTCGTTTGCGCAAACCAGACATCCATACCAAGTTGACGGCACCAGCGGCAGTggcagtggaagaagtgTACGATCAATAGGAACAAACGGAAGCGGAGGATCAGTCATCAGGCTGGCTGCCGATGGGGATGGAACAGACTTGCCATATGTGTTTACCGGTGTGAACTGA